From Pseudovibrio sp. Tun.PSC04-5.I4, a single genomic window includes:
- a CDS encoding OFA family MFS transporter: MLKIPSFMLKDAIVAKPGFNRWLVPPASIAIHLCIGSAYAWSIYNPALIREIGGIAPAAQDWSLSSVVWVFSVAILFLGLSAALAGKWLEKVGPRCVGTTAAFCWGGGYIIGSIGIMTHQLWLLYLGYGVIGGCGLGLGYVSPVSTLIRWYPDRRGLATGMAIMGFGGGAIIAVPLKSWLLNLFAKAPDYLGPLADVQTTVESGVRYVQVAGQKLEAIVVSASQAEAAFEGAKAGVYVAGTGNTGAASTFLTLGIVYFFVMILASFAYRIPAPGWKPEGWEPPKEDPAKEGLITRHHVHIDTALRTPQFYQLWIVLCFNVTAGIGVISVSKTMIYEIFGAGMPSVVDGAFTATYVLMISVFNAMGRLGWSTLSDYIGRKNTYTVFFVLGCALYLSIPIVAAQAAASPSLMWLVMFYAATMTIFTMYGGGFATIPAYLADIFGTKFVGGIHGRLLTAWSAAGVAGPFLITFLRERSVNDKIYELTEKVDPAVFLQTFGEGKEKLAELIAAKSISVSRLMEVAPEGTIDPTPSLYNTTMYVMAALLVAALVANLFMRPVNAKYHMVEGALGEGDAPKPAEVGKQAAAPMPAE, from the coding sequence ATGCTCAAAATACCAAGCTTTATGCTTAAAGACGCGATTGTAGCCAAACCTGGCTTCAATCGCTGGCTCGTTCCACCTGCTTCAATCGCAATCCACCTGTGCATCGGCTCTGCATATGCATGGAGTATCTACAATCCAGCACTCATTCGAGAAATTGGCGGCATCGCACCAGCCGCACAAGATTGGTCCCTCAGTTCAGTTGTCTGGGTCTTCTCAGTCGCCATTCTCTTCCTAGGCCTGTCAGCAGCGCTCGCTGGTAAATGGCTTGAAAAAGTTGGCCCACGTTGTGTCGGCACCACTGCAGCGTTCTGTTGGGGTGGCGGTTATATCATCGGCTCCATCGGCATCATGACACACCAGCTCTGGCTGCTGTATCTGGGTTATGGCGTTATTGGCGGCTGCGGGCTGGGGCTCGGCTACGTCTCACCGGTTTCAACCTTGATCCGTTGGTATCCAGATCGCCGCGGTCTGGCAACCGGTATGGCGATCATGGGTTTTGGCGGCGGCGCTATTATTGCTGTTCCGCTCAAAAGCTGGCTCCTCAACCTCTTCGCCAAAGCTCCGGATTATCTTGGTCCTCTTGCTGACGTTCAAACAACTGTCGAAAGCGGCGTTCGTTACGTTCAAGTTGCTGGTCAGAAACTGGAAGCCATTGTCGTTAGCGCATCACAGGCAGAAGCTGCCTTTGAGGGTGCAAAAGCTGGCGTATATGTTGCCGGCACTGGCAACACCGGCGCTGCATCAACATTCCTCACACTCGGCATTGTCTACTTCTTCGTGATGATCCTTGCCTCCTTCGCCTACCGCATTCCTGCACCGGGCTGGAAACCAGAAGGCTGGGAACCACCAAAAGAAGATCCAGCAAAAGAAGGTCTCATCACACGCCATCACGTTCACATTGATACAGCTCTGCGCACCCCACAGTTCTATCAGCTCTGGATTGTCCTGTGCTTCAATGTGACAGCAGGCATCGGCGTGATCTCTGTCTCCAAAACCATGATCTACGAAATCTTTGGCGCTGGTATGCCAAGCGTTGTAGATGGAGCCTTCACTGCGACTTACGTTTTGATGATCTCTGTCTTCAACGCAATGGGACGCCTCGGCTGGTCAACTCTGTCTGACTACATTGGCCGCAAAAACACCTACACCGTCTTCTTTGTTCTGGGATGTGCCCTTTACCTCTCCATTCCGATTGTCGCAGCGCAGGCAGCAGCGAGCCCATCCCTCATGTGGCTGGTGATGTTCTACGCAGCAACAATGACCATCTTCACCATGTACGGCGGTGGTTTTGCAACAATCCCAGCGTATCTGGCAGATATCTTCGGAACCAAGTTTGTCGGCGGCATCCACGGCCGGTTGCTCACCGCATGGTCTGCAGCAGGCGTGGCTGGTCCATTCCTCATCACCTTCTTGCGGGAGCGATCCGTCAACGACAAAATCTACGAGCTGACTGAAAAAGTAGATCCTGCCGTATTCCTGCAAACCTTTGGCGAGGGGAAAGAAAAACTCGCTGAGCTCATCGCAGCAAAATCCATCTCTGTTTCAAGACTGATGGAAGTTGCTCCGGAAGGAACGATTGACCCGACCCCGAGCCTTTACAACACAACAATGTATGTGATGGCAGCTCTTCTGGTTGCAGCTTTAGTAGCCAATCTGTTCATGCGGCCAGTAAACGCCAAATACCACATGGTGGAAGGTGCATTGGGCGAAGGCGATGCTCCAAAACC